One genomic segment of Streptomyces niveus includes these proteins:
- a CDS encoding response regulator → MTIRVLVAEDQSAVRAGLVLILRSSPEIEVVGEARDGEEAVRLARELRPDLVLMDVSMPRLDGVSATRQVVAEKLADVLVLTTFDLDEYVFGALRAGAAGFLLKNTDARDLIEAVRTVARGEGLIAPSVTRRLIAEFASPKAVRSPDAPDLAVLDRLTRREREVLASLGDGLSNADIAVRLDMAEATVKTHVSRLLGKLELRSRVQAAVLAQELGI, encoded by the coding sequence ATGACCATCCGGGTTCTGGTGGCGGAGGACCAGTCGGCGGTACGCGCGGGGCTGGTCCTGATCCTGCGCAGCTCACCGGAGATCGAGGTCGTCGGCGAGGCGCGGGACGGCGAGGAGGCCGTGCGGCTGGCCCGTGAACTGCGCCCGGACCTGGTGCTGATGGATGTGTCGATGCCCCGGCTGGACGGGGTGTCGGCGACCCGGCAGGTGGTGGCCGAGAAGCTGGCCGACGTCCTCGTACTGACGACGTTCGACCTGGACGAGTACGTCTTCGGCGCGCTGCGCGCGGGCGCCGCCGGGTTCCTGCTGAAGAACACCGACGCGCGGGACCTCATCGAGGCGGTACGGACGGTGGCACGCGGCGAGGGTCTGATCGCGCCCTCCGTGACGCGCCGGCTGATCGCGGAGTTCGCCTCGCCGAAGGCCGTACGGTCGCCGGACGCGCCGGACCTCGCGGTGCTCGACCGCCTCACCCGTCGCGAGCGCGAGGTGCTGGCCAGTCTGGGCGACGGGCTGTCGAACGCGGACATCGCGGTGCGGCTGGACATGGCCGAGGCGACGGTCAAGACCCATGTGAGCAGGCTGCTGGGCAAGCTGGAGCTGCGCAGCCGGGTGCAGGCAGCCGTTCTGGCACAGGAGTTGGGGATCTGA